TCGAAATTAGTGAAGATGGAATTTTAGTAGTAAATGGAATTAAGCCGGGTATGAATGACATAACAGTCTGGGCTTTTGTAAAACATGGAAACAATGTTGTGAGGACTGAGGACCTAATCATTCCAATATCCAATCAAGCATTAACTTTATATGATGATGTTATGGATCAATTGTCATCATGGATAGTGGATCGTCAATCAGAGAATGGAGCCATTACATGGAATCAACAGAATTCCGAAATAAAAGCTGCCTCATCCAATATTGCAGCATTAGGTCTATTATTGCGGGAAGAAACGATTCCAAATGTACAAAAATATGTGGATTGGTATATGACAAATTGGAACTGGGGCGATCAACTCGGAGTATACGGAACACATTACGATTATTATAAGGATATTCAAACCGGTGAGTGGAAAACATCAAATAGTTACGAAAGCTCTAGTGTAATGAATGCAACATTTATATCCCTTTTAAAAAAGTACTATGAAAAAGAAAATCATTTTTTAACTACTCAATATTATTTAGACATTATGACGGGTGGAATAGGAATAATGAGTACCCAGGATAGTGATGGGTTAATGTGGAGATATCCAGGTCATACGGAGAAGAGATTCGAAGATAATGTAGTCACTCTCAAAGGAATGAAAGATAGTGTTTGGTTATTTGAGAATTATTTTAACTCCGCAGGCCCTGCCAGCTATTTTTCAAGCTTTACAAACCAGCTTGAAACAGGAATCGAAAATCAACTTTGGAATGCCCAAGAGGGATATTATTATTTATCTCTCAATCAATCAAATGAAAAGGAAATTCCTGAACTAACATCGGAAGCTGATGTTTCTGAACAACTAACAGCAATCTATACGGGGGCAGTAGCATCAGACAGCGACAGAGCCAAACAATTGTATGACTTATACAACGCACAATTTCCAAACTGGTCTAATGACTCTGAAATTTCCGCTGAACAGGCAACAGTTGTCTACACAGCCTCACTAATGGGTGACAAAGCAAGAGTTGATGCTTATCTTGAAAGGCTAATTGATGCATTGAATGATGGTAGAATTCTAGAGGACCTAACTGTAGAACAGGCAGGATACCTAATGCTAGCAGCAAATCTAGCGAAAAATATCCCTACAAACACATCATTAACTATAGAAAAACCAGAAATTAACTCCCAATTAAATAGTGTTAGTGTTACGGTTAAAGGTGAGGCTGCAGGTGCAGGAAGAGTGAGAATTTCTTGGTATGAACGCTTTGGTTCACAAAGCGGGGTTTTAGAAGTAAACGTATTACCAAATGGAAAATGGATTGACTCCATCAAAAAATTAAACCGAGGATCAGAATATGAAATCACTGTAACAGCTATTGATAAAAACGGCTACCAAATACCGTTTACATCTGAAAGCACAAGATTCGTAATTGATAATGTTTCTGATCAATAGAGTCCTGTATTACATTGGGGAAAAAGAAGGTTATAAATAACAAATTGGAATGGTGAGGCCTTATTTAGGTTTCACCATTTTTGTATTAGGAGACCGGTTCCGTGTTGTTGCATTTCGTTGATCTGGCGGTGGAAAGTTAGAAGGTGGTGACATTGTTATTGCTAGAAACGGAAAATTAATGTCAGTTTTTTTCTTCTTGGTTTCATATAGCTTTTGAAACTCAGAGGACCGTCTCCCTTGTCCAACCCTTTTGCTACTTTAGAACTAAGCGTTATAGGAGTTTATAATCAATTTCTGCCATAAATATTCTGATTTTTCTGTACCCTTGGTAGAATAAATTCGAAACTATTTTATATAGGAGGGGAAAGGATGAGGAGTATTTGGAAGTCTAGTATTGCCTTTTTATTTAGTGTTGTCTTGATAGCTGGTACACTGCCGTTTAGTGCTTTGGCGAAAGAAGAAAGCCTTGATTATGATCAGTACAGCGAGGTTGCAGTCGGAAAGGATGGAATGGTGGCAACCGCCCATCCATTGGCAACGGAAATAGGTGCTGACGTGCTCAGAAAAGGCGGAAATGCGATTGATGCGGCAGTCGCGATTCAGTTTGCTTTAAATGTGACCGAGCCTATGATGTCCGGCATTGGCGGCGGCGGATTTATGATGGTTTACGATGCAAAAACCAAGGAAACCACCATCATCAACAGCCGCGAGAGAGCCCCGCAAGGAGCAACACCTGATATGTTTTTAGATGAAAACGGAAACCCGATTCCATTTTCTATCCGTCACACGGGCGGTGACGCGGTTGGTGTTCCAGGCACCTTAAAAGGACTGGAAACCGCTTTAGAAAAATGGGGAACTCGCCCAATGGCGCAATTGATTACTCCTGCTATTAAACTGGCCGATCAAGGTTTTCCAATCGACTCAGTCCTGGCAGAATCAATTGCTGATAACGAGGATAAGTTAGCAAGAACAGCAGCAAAGGATGTCTTTCTTCCAAATGGAAAACCGCTAGAGGAAGGAGAAACCCTTGTTCAAAAGGATTTAGCCAAAACCTTTAAATTAATTCGTGCCACAGGTTCCGATGCGTTATACAATGGACCGATTGGACAAGCACTTGCTGATACGGTGCAGGAATTTGGTGGTTCCATGACGGCAGCGGATTTAAAAAAGTATCAGGTAACGATCGATGAGCCAATCTGGGGTGAGTACCAAGGCTATCAGATTGCCAGTATGCCTCCTCCAAGCTCAGGCGGCGTGTTCCTGTTACAAATGCTGAAGATTTTGGACGATTTTAACCTTTCCCAATATGATGTGAAATCATGGGAAAAATATCATTTGCTAGCAGAGGCGATGCACCTGGCTTACGCGGATCGGGCGGCCTATGCAGGGGATCCTGAATTCGTGAATGTACCGTTAACGGGACTTTTACATCCAGACTATATTAAAGAACGCCAGACGCTGATCAGTCTTGATCGGGTAAACCCAAATCCGCAAGCAGGGGACCCATGGAAGTACGAATCTGATGCTGCAAACTATCAGCCTACCAGCCAGCCGAATGATCGCCAGTATGGGGAAACTACTCATTTCACCGTGGCGGACAGATGGGGAAATGTCGTTTCATATACAACGACGATTGAACAAGTATTTGGTAGTGGAATCATGGTTCCAGGTTACGGTTTTATGTTAAATAATGAATTAACTGACTTCGATGCGGTTCCTGGCGGGGCTAATGAAGTCCAGCCGAATAAACGGCCTTTAAGCAGTATGACGCCAACGATTGTATTCAAGGACGGACAACCTGTTTTAACAGTCGGCTCACCGGGCGGTCCTACCATTATTACCTCTGTTCTACAGACGATTCTGCATACGATTGAATATGATATGGAGCTTAAATCAGCTGTAGAGGAGCCAAGAATCTATACAAATAACCTCAGCTCTTATCGTTATGAATCTGGTATTCCAACAGAGGTTCTCAACAGGCTTAAGGGTATGGGGCATAGATTTGGTTCTAGTCCGACAACGATCGGAAATGTTCAGAGTATCTTAATTGACCATGAAAATGGAACCTTTAAAGGCGTAGCTGATTCGAGCAGGAATGGTTCGGCTACGGGTGTTGATTTGAAGGGTAATCGGAAATAGGGACGGGTTCCTTATTCCAAGAGGAAAGTTCCGCTTATCTGATTATTAAAAGTAAGGACTCCTTTTTTTATGAGAAAAGAGGAGTCCTTTTTTTAATAGATTCGGGGTATATCATTGTTACTTATTTCCCGAATCTTTACATATATAAAGAAGGGTGTATTCTGACAGCAGATAAGGCTATCGAATATTTGTGTCAGAAAGAGGGGTGTATTCTGACAGCAGAGAAGGCTATCGAATGTTTTGTGTCAGAAAGAGGGGCGTATTATGACATCATGTTATCCTCTCTACTGGTACAGCTATACGAAAAGGACTTTTTCGGGGCCATTAGCCAGTTGTGCAATATCTGGACGATATACCCATCGTATCGCCATCTCGAATCATCGAATAGTTTCAATCAAGACACGGTGACTATTCGCGTGAGGGATATCGAAACAAAAACTGAAAAAAAGACAGTGACTATGAAAGGTTTACGTGCAAAACTTCCGATTGTCCCCAATAAAGACTGCCCCTCTATGAATGACTGTGCACCGGAATTGGAAAGAAAATACTGAAAATGGGAATATATTTTGTTTCAAATTTCAAAAAAATTCTAGTAGACTGATAGGGGGAAGGAGGAATGAGAATGAAGAATATGTATCGAATTTTAGCCATCAGTACTTTAATTCTTGTAGTAAGTACTGTGAATGTTTTTGCGAGTACGTTTCCAGATGTAAGTACAGACAGTCGCTTTTATGATGAGATTATGTATCTATCAAACAATGAGATTATAACAGGATTTCCAAGTGGAGAATTTCGTCCAGGAGACAAGGTGACACGTGCAGCCGCTGCAATTATGATTGGAAGAGCACTTGGGTATGACGGTGAGCAAAGAGAAACTAGCTTCCCAGATGTTCCCAAGAGTAGCAAGGCTTCCGGATATATTCAACAAGCATATGAAAACAACATTATTTCTGGATACCCAAACGGGGAGTTTCGACCTGGTAGCTATGTAACACGTGGGGAAATGGCGATTTTTATAGCAAGAGCATACTCACTCTCAGAGGAAGAAGTTGTACCATTTAGTGATGTGTCTGTAAACATGAGTTCCTTCTCTTCCATTAGAAAAATTATTGCCTTCGGTGTAACTACTGGCTATGAGGATGGAACCTTTAGATCGGATCAGCATATAACAAGGGAGCAATTCTCTGCTTTTTTAGCAAGAGCAGAGAGTGACCAGTTCAGATTAGCTGTAAACAAATGCGGTTACGATCCTTCAACCCGTGTGAATCCAGACTTCCAGACCATGAATTGCTTGCTTACAAAAGCAGCTCAAGAGTCAGAGTTTCCAATCCCACCTGAGATTGTAAAGGCGGTTGCATCTGTTGAGAATAATGGCTGGAAGCATTTTAATTCGAATGGAGAGCCAGTTATTAGTGATGATGGCGGAATCGGACTTATGCAAATTACCAATACTGCTGGATATGATGTAGATAGGTTGAAATATGACCTTAATTACAATATCCAAGTCGGTATTGAGTTCTTGGTAAATAATTTTAAACGTACTGATTTACCAAGAATCAATGATCATGATCCGACTAAGCTAGAAAGCTGGTACTTTGCGGTAATGGCT
This genomic stretch from Bacillus oleivorans harbors:
- the ggt gene encoding gamma-glutamyltransferase gives rise to the protein MRSIWKSSIAFLFSVVLIAGTLPFSALAKEESLDYDQYSEVAVGKDGMVATAHPLATEIGADVLRKGGNAIDAAVAIQFALNVTEPMMSGIGGGGFMMVYDAKTKETTIINSRERAPQGATPDMFLDENGNPIPFSIRHTGGDAVGVPGTLKGLETALEKWGTRPMAQLITPAIKLADQGFPIDSVLAESIADNEDKLARTAAKDVFLPNGKPLEEGETLVQKDLAKTFKLIRATGSDALYNGPIGQALADTVQEFGGSMTAADLKKYQVTIDEPIWGEYQGYQIASMPPPSSGGVFLLQMLKILDDFNLSQYDVKSWEKYHLLAEAMHLAYADRAAYAGDPEFVNVPLTGLLHPDYIKERQTLISLDRVNPNPQAGDPWKYESDAANYQPTSQPNDRQYGETTHFTVADRWGNVVSYTTTIEQVFGSGIMVPGYGFMLNNELTDFDAVPGGANEVQPNKRPLSSMTPTIVFKDGQPVLTVGSPGGPTIITSVLQTILHTIEYDMELKSAVEEPRIYTNNLSSYRYESGIPTEVLNRLKGMGHRFGSSPTTIGNVQSILIDHENGTFKGVADSSRNGSATGVDLKGNRK
- a CDS encoding S-layer homology domain-containing protein; the encoded protein is MKNMYRILAISTLILVVSTVNVFASTFPDVSTDSRFYDEIMYLSNNEIITGFPSGEFRPGDKVTRAAAAIMIGRALGYDGEQRETSFPDVPKSSKASGYIQQAYENNIISGYPNGEFRPGSYVTRGEMAIFIARAYSLSEEEVVPFSDVSVNMSSFSSIRKIIAFGVTTGYEDGTFRSDQHITREQFSAFLARAESDQFRLAVNKCGYDPSTRVNPDFQTMNCLLTKAAQESEFPIPPEIVKAVASVENNGWKHFNSNGEPVISDDGGIGLMQITNTAGYDVDRLKYDLNYNIQVGIEFLVNNFKRTDLPRINDHDPTKLESWYFAVMAYNGTVPSNSPFYQETGERNLNAYQEKVYRVLRDFGQLDTNIHSIPMTSDDFQYDGNSSEPIVFLKKSYQMDTNLLKSTKQLFKVGDVVRYEGSGLRSIPSTNGALTPTNSSDLMTIISAPLYDYQSTSSNQFIWYPVEVTKNGKKIKGYIASQYIVQ